A window of the Microbulbifer aggregans genome harbors these coding sequences:
- a CDS encoding carbon-nitrogen hydrolase family protein, whose product MNNPRKHFGIAALQLQLAEADNLELLLQRIQKTKLRFPWVRMVVLPELALRGVGVQHARELPSPEEQAFCRSARELGIWLVPGSMYEKCGSAVFNTTPVINPDGEVVARYRKIYPFLPYEKGVTGGDQFVVFDIPEVGRFGVSICYDMWFPETTRALTWLGAEIIIHPTKTDTIDRIDELSIVRASAITNQCYVVDVNSCGAQGVGRSIVVGPEGETVHEASVDEEIIAFEVDLDKVQRVRERGMKGLGQTLKSFRDGKVRYPQYEQGAESAALQKLGVLKVPD is encoded by the coding sequence ATGAATAACCCACGCAAACACTTCGGTATCGCGGCCTTGCAGCTACAGCTGGCCGAAGCGGACAACCTGGAATTGCTGCTGCAGCGGATTCAGAAAACCAAATTGCGTTTCCCCTGGGTAAGGATGGTGGTCCTGCCGGAACTGGCACTGCGCGGCGTGGGGGTGCAGCATGCCCGCGAGCTGCCCTCCCCGGAGGAGCAGGCTTTCTGTCGCAGTGCGCGGGAGCTGGGTATCTGGCTGGTGCCGGGCTCCATGTATGAAAAGTGCGGCAGTGCCGTCTTCAATACCACCCCGGTGATCAACCCGGATGGCGAGGTCGTCGCCCGCTATCGCAAGATTTACCCGTTCCTGCCCTACGAGAAGGGCGTCACAGGTGGCGACCAGTTTGTTGTCTTCGATATCCCGGAAGTGGGCCGCTTCGGCGTGTCCATCTGTTACGACATGTGGTTCCCGGAAACCACCCGTGCGCTGACCTGGCTTGGCGCGGAGATCATCATCCACCCCACCAAGACCGACACCATTGACCGCATTGATGAACTGTCGATTGTTCGTGCCAGTGCCATCACCAACCAGTGCTATGTCGTCGATGTGAATTCCTGCGGCGCCCAGGGGGTCGGCCGCTCGATCGTTGTCGGGCCGGAGGGCGAGACCGTGCATGAAGCTTCTGTCGATGAGGAGATCATCGCCTTTGAGGTGGATCTGGACAAAGTGCAACGGGTGCGCGAGCGGGGCATGAAAGGCCTGGGGCAGACCCTGAAGAGTTTCCGTGATGGCAAAGTCCGCTATCCGCAGTATGAGCAGGGCGCTGAATCCGCAGCCTTGCAGAAGCTGGGCGTGCTCAAAGTGCCGGATTGA
- a CDS encoding MFS transporter, with protein MSENAESLIGRTAIGGAEISPDTLPRVSPQGWTASLLLAFLSSAGLYYVNIFPVIVDSLMAGAGLSAGQAGEITFANTIGAVIGAFVISLLVRRIPRWKLASLFLLLCSIGVDLLTITLANLELLIPLRLMHGVLGGALVGLGFAAIARSGIAGRAYSMVLLVQYTGGALGLGFLPGLVSEFGTYVPFYALITFSTITLLMLPFLPDYPVPDRAEEKRRVPPEARVAMLPMVITLISLFCFQFANMALFAFIFDLGKSFALPLPFISQTLFWANLIAISGAALAAYTGQRFSLTLPLAIALVITLVGLALFAFSNIKPVFIFANVVTGMTWAFCVPYLLTMASKFDAAGQMGAFGGFASKMGLACGPLVAGYFISSGGNYTQLIVIACAMLAICLAALPAAARLDRAGI; from the coding sequence ATGAGCGAGAATGCAGAGAGCCTCATCGGACGCACAGCGATCGGTGGTGCCGAAATTTCACCGGACACGCTGCCCCGGGTCAGCCCCCAGGGCTGGACTGCCAGCCTGCTGCTGGCCTTCCTGTCTTCGGCCGGCCTTTACTATGTGAATATTTTTCCGGTGATTGTCGACTCCCTGATGGCGGGGGCCGGACTCTCGGCCGGTCAGGCAGGCGAAATCACTTTTGCCAATACCATCGGTGCCGTCATCGGTGCATTTGTGATTTCACTGCTGGTGCGGCGTATTCCGCGCTGGAAGCTGGCTTCTTTATTTCTCTTACTGTGTTCAATCGGTGTCGACCTGCTGACCATTACCCTGGCCAACCTGGAGCTGCTGATTCCCCTGCGACTGATGCACGGAGTTCTCGGCGGCGCATTGGTGGGACTGGGCTTTGCCGCCATCGCCCGCAGCGGCATTGCCGGGCGGGCCTATAGTATGGTGCTGCTGGTGCAGTACACCGGCGGTGCGCTGGGTCTGGGCTTCCTGCCGGGGCTGGTGAGTGAATTCGGCACCTATGTGCCCTTCTATGCACTGATTACCTTCAGCACCATCACACTGCTGATGCTGCCATTCCTGCCAGATTACCCGGTGCCCGACCGCGCGGAGGAAAAGCGCCGAGTACCGCCGGAAGCCCGGGTGGCGATGCTGCCCATGGTAATCACCCTGATTTCCCTGTTTTGTTTCCAGTTTGCGAACATGGCCCTGTTTGCGTTTATTTTCGACCTGGGCAAATCGTTTGCATTGCCGCTGCCGTTTATCAGCCAGACTCTCTTCTGGGCCAACCTGATTGCCATCAGCGGCGCAGCCCTGGCAGCTTACACTGGCCAGCGTTTTTCACTCACGCTACCGCTCGCAATCGCGCTGGTGATCACGCTGGTGGGGCTGGCGCTATTCGCATTCAGTAATATCAAGCCGGTCTTTATCTTTGCCAACGTGGTAACCGGCATGACCTGGGCCTTCTGCGTCCCATACCTGCTAACCATGGCTTCGAAGTTTGATGCGGCGGGGCAAATGGGTGCGTTCGGCGGTTTCGCCTCCAAAATGGGGCTGGCCTGCGGACCACTGGTAGCCGGCTACTTTATTTCCAGCGGCGGCAACTACACACAGCTGATCGTCATCGCCTGCGCCATGCTGGCGATTTGCCTGGCGGCATTGCCGGCAGCGGCCAGACTGGATAGGGCGGGGATCTAA
- a CDS encoding aminotransferase class III-fold pyridoxal phosphate-dependent enzyme: MSEMKTDAFWMPFTPNRSFKAAPRIVERAEGIYLMTKDGRQVIDATAGLWCSNAGHCRSEIADAIHQQAKKLDYSSIFNFGHELSFEYSERLVKHTPDGLNRVFFGNSGSEAVESALKIALQYQRARGKGSRTMFIGREKGYHGVNFGGISVGGIAPNYQSFGQPVKSNHMRHTLDIERNAFSRGLPEHGVELAEDLERLVAFHGADQIAAVIVEPFSGAGGVVLPPKGYLKRIREICDQHDLLLIFDEVISGWGRTGSAFASIEWDVTPDMMTSAKGITNATVPLGAVFVQDHIYNTVMNAAPEGMVEFFHGYTYSAHPVACAAGMATLDIYEREGLLTRAAGDIGKHWENALHSLADLDNVIDIRNYGLVGAIELRAPAELKGKFGAKASAAAWDAGVMARGIGDALCMSPPLIIEEHEIDTIVDKLRGVIKSMA, translated from the coding sequence ATGTCCGAAATGAAAACCGACGCTTTCTGGATGCCGTTCACCCCGAACCGCAGCTTCAAGGCCGCACCGCGTATCGTCGAGCGCGCCGAGGGGATCTACCTGATGACCAAAGACGGCCGCCAGGTGATCGATGCCACCGCCGGCTTGTGGTGTTCCAACGCCGGTCACTGCCGCTCCGAAATTGCCGATGCAATTCACCAGCAGGCGAAGAAGCTGGACTACAGCTCCATCTTCAACTTCGGTCACGAGCTCAGCTTTGAATATTCCGAGCGTCTGGTAAAACACACCCCGGATGGCCTGAACCGGGTTTTCTTTGGTAACTCCGGTTCCGAGGCGGTAGAGAGTGCCCTGAAGATCGCCCTGCAATACCAGCGCGCGCGCGGCAAGGGCAGTCGCACCATGTTTATTGGCCGTGAAAAGGGCTACCACGGGGTGAATTTCGGCGGTATTTCCGTGGGCGGTATTGCGCCGAACTATCAGAGCTTCGGCCAGCCGGTGAAGTCCAATCACATGCGCCATACCCTGGATATCGAGCGCAATGCTTTCAGTCGCGGTCTGCCTGAGCACGGCGTGGAACTGGCTGAAGACCTGGAGCGTCTCGTAGCCTTCCACGGTGCCGACCAGATTGCCGCGGTGATTGTCGAGCCCTTCTCCGGCGCCGGTGGTGTGGTGCTGCCGCCCAAGGGCTACCTGAAGCGCATCCGCGAAATCTGTGACCAGCATGACCTGCTGCTGATTTTCGACGAAGTCATTTCCGGCTGGGGCCGCACCGGTTCCGCGTTTGCTTCCATCGAGTGGGATGTCACCCCGGATATGATGACTTCCGCCAAGGGCATCACCAATGCCACGGTGCCACTGGGTGCGGTGTTCGTTCAGGATCACATTTACAACACCGTGATGAATGCGGCACCGGAAGGCATGGTGGAATTCTTCCACGGCTACACCTATTCCGCGCACCCGGTGGCCTGTGCGGCCGGTATGGCGACTCTGGATATTTACGAGCGCGAGGGCCTGCTGACCCGCGCCGCCGGCGATATCGGCAAGCACTGGGAGAACGCCCTGCACAGCCTGGCGGACCTGGACAACGTGATCGATATCCGCAACTACGGCCTGGTCGGCGCCATCGAGCTGCGCGCACCGGCGGAGCTGAAAGGCAAGTTTGGCGCCAAGGCTTCGGCCGCCGCCTGGGACGCTGGCGTGATGGCCCGTGGCATCGGCGATGCCCTGTGTATGTCACCGCCGCTGATCATTGAAGAGCACGAGATCGACACCATCGTCGACAAGCTGCGTGGCGTGATCAAGTCCATGGCATGA
- a CDS encoding PLP-dependent aminotransferase family protein — MAESLIVLDPQAEKSLQAQIREKIIQGILSGSIPAGHRMPSSRRMAEQLGVARNTVVLAYQQLVDDGFLVTRERSGFFVSSAVREQGVISHSEALPAATSSDGDRSFWREHCNPVSVSRRALRVRPANWLQYPFPFVSNEYDPRLFPGAEWRECTRDIYTGREVAQWATLGGNEDDRQLVEQICTRLLPRRGIYVDPGQVLLASDLPQACYLLGQLLLGNNRKLGMVLPGCTETEEIFRRTGAAIQELPQDADGPVLDAGLENSDCWYFQPSAHNPTAVTTSLERRRQLLQAATEQGAVVIENDCDHEFCYHGNPLPPLKSLGGGDSVIYLYQFPKVIDPGMQVAFVVAPKPVIQRLRALRYTLRERVPAINQRLLAKFIASGHLDAAIFRITRQLRERWTALGEALMHHLPKLQARRASSGTACWLELPEHVSAEQVQKEAEQQGLLLEVVKEYNALRLGYAAIEADRIEAGVRTLAQLINGEVSQGEETLATARGRRLYAADLRREFPGAVLLGINSLGESYRAQVMEDGTLVGYSRNDVDVDETDTGRWWLNGDMWVRQWRNWSYGRAASFHVVVDGHLIKWFGESGQLIDTGILARE, encoded by the coding sequence ATGGCCGAATCGCTGATCGTGCTGGATCCTCAGGCAGAGAAGAGCCTGCAGGCCCAGATACGGGAAAAAATCATCCAGGGAATCCTTTCCGGCAGTATTCCGGCAGGGCATCGTATGCCTTCCTCGCGCCGCATGGCGGAGCAGTTGGGTGTTGCCCGCAACACAGTCGTGCTTGCCTATCAACAGCTGGTGGATGACGGTTTCCTCGTTACCCGTGAGCGCAGTGGTTTCTTTGTCAGCAGTGCGGTGCGTGAGCAGGGCGTGATCAGTCACAGTGAGGCGCTGCCGGCGGCGACCAGCAGCGACGGCGATCGCAGCTTCTGGCGCGAGCACTGCAACCCGGTTTCCGTCAGCCGCCGGGCTCTGCGGGTGCGCCCCGCCAACTGGCTGCAATATCCCTTTCCCTTTGTCAGCAACGAATACGATCCCCGATTGTTCCCCGGTGCGGAGTGGCGGGAGTGCACGCGGGATATCTACACCGGTCGCGAAGTGGCCCAGTGGGCGACACTGGGTGGCAACGAGGACGATCGCCAGCTGGTAGAGCAGATCTGTACTCGCCTGCTGCCGCGACGGGGTATTTATGTGGACCCTGGCCAGGTATTACTGGCCAGTGATCTTCCCCAGGCATGCTATCTGCTGGGCCAGCTATTGCTGGGCAATAACCGAAAGTTGGGTATGGTCCTGCCTGGTTGCACCGAGACCGAGGAGATATTTCGTCGCACCGGGGCGGCAATTCAGGAGTTGCCCCAGGACGCCGACGGGCCAGTGCTGGATGCTGGGCTGGAAAATAGTGACTGCTGGTATTTCCAGCCTAGCGCTCATAATCCCACAGCGGTGACCACCAGTCTGGAGCGACGCCGGCAATTATTGCAGGCGGCGACCGAGCAAGGCGCTGTGGTGATAGAGAACGATTGCGACCATGAGTTCTGTTATCACGGCAATCCGCTACCGCCACTGAAAAGCCTGGGTGGTGGTGACTCGGTGATTTATCTCTACCAATTCCCCAAGGTGATCGATCCGGGTATGCAGGTGGCATTTGTCGTCGCGCCCAAACCGGTCATCCAGCGGCTGCGGGCATTGCGTTACACCCTGCGTGAACGCGTGCCGGCCATTAACCAGCGCCTGCTGGCAAAATTCATCGCCTCCGGTCACCTGGATGCGGCCATCTTCCGAATCACCCGCCAGCTGCGGGAGCGCTGGACGGCCCTCGGCGAAGCGTTGATGCATCACCTGCCCAAGCTTCAGGCGCGCCGGGCCAGTTCCGGTACCGCCTGCTGGCTGGAGCTGCCGGAGCATGTGAGTGCCGAGCAGGTGCAGAAGGAAGCGGAACAGCAGGGCCTGCTGCTGGAAGTGGTGAAGGAATATAACGCGCTGCGGCTTGGCTATGCCGCGATCGAGGCGGACCGGATCGAAGCCGGTGTGCGCACCCTCGCCCAGCTGATCAACGGCGAAGTCTCCCAGGGTGAGGAAACACTGGCAACGGCCCGCGGTCGCCGCCTTTACGCTGCTGATCTACGCAGAGAATTTCCCGGCGCCGTCCTGCTGGGGATTAACTCGCTGGGAGAGTCCTACCGGGCGCAGGTCATGGAGGATGGCACCCTGGTCGGCTATTCCCGCAATGACGTGGATGTGGATGAGACGGATACCGGGCGCTGGTGGCTGAACGGCGACATGTGGGTGCGCCAGTGGCGCAACTGGTCCTACGGCCGCGCAGCCAGTTTCCACGTGGTGGTGGACGGCCACCTGATCAAGTGGTTTGGCGAGAGCGGCCAGTTGATCGACACCGGCATCCTCGCTCGCGAATAA
- a CDS encoding HdeD family acid-resistance protein: MPAEPYPLPKRPILSVLAENWWLLLLRGIAAVVFGLLAFIWPGLTLLTLVILFGVYALFDGFVALIAAVKGRHKSTPMWWLIVAGLVSVAAGILTFMYPQITGLVLVTFIGAWALVRGLFEIVGAVRLRKEISGEWLLIAAGMLSVLFGIAILVNPGAGALALVWLIGAYAIALGLPLIWLAFRVRKQFNELEAGSRT; this comes from the coding sequence ATGCCTGCCGAACCCTATCCATTACCCAAGCGCCCGATTCTGTCGGTCCTCGCTGAAAACTGGTGGCTGCTACTACTGCGCGGTATTGCCGCGGTGGTGTTTGGCCTGCTGGCCTTTATCTGGCCGGGGCTTACCCTGCTGACGCTGGTGATCCTGTTTGGGGTGTATGCCCTGTTTGACGGCTTTGTGGCTCTGATTGCGGCGGTCAAGGGCCGGCACAAGTCCACGCCTATGTGGTGGCTGATCGTGGCGGGCTTGGTCAGCGTGGCGGCCGGGATCCTCACCTTTATGTACCCACAAATTACCGGGCTGGTGCTGGTCACTTTCATCGGTGCCTGGGCTCTGGTGCGAGGGCTGTTCGAAATTGTCGGGGCCGTGCGGTTGCGCAAGGAGATCAGCGGTGAGTGGCTGCTGATCGCCGCCGGTATGTTGTCGGTACTATTCGGTATCGCCATCCTGGTGAATCCGGGGGCCGGTGCCCTGGCGCTGGTATGGCTGATCGGTGCCTATGCCATTGCCCTGGGGTTGCCCCTGATCTGGCTCGCCTTCCGTGTGCGCAAGCAGTTCAATGAGTTGGAGGCCGGTAGCCGGACATAG
- a CDS encoding NAD-dependent succinate-semialdehyde dehydrogenase, which translates to MQLADMELLKTQNYINGEWRDGAARIAVRDPANGDLLAEIADGSAEDAQDAVVAAAAAFPAWKSKTAAERAAVLKRWHQLILEHIDDLAQILTLEQGKPLAEAKGEILYGASYIEWYAEECRRAYGQTIPTHNPAMRLQTIRQPVGVVTCITPWNFPNAMITRKAAPALAAGCTVVIKPAGETPLSALALCELATRAGLPAGTINMVVGSDAPALGQVLTQHPQVAKFTFTGSTAVGKILMAQCATGVKKMSMELGGNAPFIVFDDADLDTAVSACVATKFRNAGQTCVSTNRIYVHESVHDVFVEKLRTAVAELKVGHGCEEDVIIGPLIHRRAAERVAQLVQETTEAGATIELGGDFLPEGESYYAPTVITGVTDEMRIAREEIFGPLAPVQKFTDEDDVIRRANDTPYGLAAYVMSENIHRANRVVEALEYGMVACNAGVFSTTVAPFGGSKESGIGREGGVEGMAEFYETKYCCFGV; encoded by the coding sequence ATGCAGCTAGCCGATATGGAGTTGTTGAAAACTCAGAACTATATTAATGGTGAGTGGCGCGATGGCGCCGCCCGTATCGCCGTGCGGGATCCTGCCAATGGTGACCTGCTGGCGGAAATCGCCGACGGTAGCGCCGAGGATGCGCAGGATGCGGTGGTGGCCGCTGCTGCGGCCTTCCCGGCCTGGAAGAGCAAGACCGCAGCCGAGCGCGCCGCGGTGCTGAAGCGCTGGCACCAGCTGATTCTGGAGCATATCGACGATCTGGCGCAGATCCTGACCCTGGAGCAGGGCAAGCCGCTGGCTGAGGCCAAGGGCGAGATCCTCTATGGCGCCTCCTACATCGAGTGGTATGCGGAAGAGTGCCGCCGCGCCTATGGCCAGACCATCCCAACCCACAATCCGGCCATGCGTCTGCAGACCATCCGTCAGCCGGTGGGCGTGGTGACCTGTATCACCCCGTGGAACTTCCCCAACGCGATGATTACCCGTAAGGCTGCGCCGGCCCTGGCTGCCGGCTGTACCGTGGTGATCAAGCCGGCAGGGGAGACGCCGTTGTCGGCGCTGGCCCTGTGCGAACTGGCGACCCGCGCCGGCCTGCCCGCTGGCACCATCAATATGGTGGTGGGATCTGACGCCCCGGCCCTCGGCCAGGTATTGACGCAGCACCCGCAGGTGGCCAAGTTCACTTTTACCGGCTCCACTGCCGTGGGCAAGATCCTGATGGCGCAGTGCGCCACTGGTGTGAAAAAGATGTCCATGGAGCTGGGTGGCAACGCGCCGTTTATCGTGTTCGACGATGCGGATCTGGACACTGCCGTCAGCGCCTGTGTGGCGACCAAGTTCCGCAATGCGGGCCAGACCTGTGTGTCCACCAACCGCATCTATGTACACGAGTCGGTTCACGATGTATTCGTCGAAAAACTGCGCACAGCGGTCGCCGAACTCAAGGTCGGTCATGGCTGTGAAGAGGACGTGATCATCGGCCCGCTGATCCATCGCCGCGCTGCCGAGCGTGTAGCGCAGTTGGTGCAGGAAACCACAGAGGCCGGCGCAACGATCGAGCTGGGCGGTGATTTTCTGCCTGAGGGCGAAAGCTACTACGCACCCACGGTAATCACCGGAGTGACTGACGAGATGCGTATCGCCCGGGAAGAAATCTTTGGCCCGCTGGCACCGGTGCAGAAGTTTACCGACGAGGATGATGTGATCCGCCGTGCCAATGACACCCCTTACGGTCTGGCGGCTTATGTAATGAGCGAAAACATCCACCGCGCCAACCGGGTGGTGGAAGCGCTGGAATACGGTATGGTTGCCTGCAACGCGGGTGTCTTCTCCACCACGGTGGCACCGTTCGGTGGCAGCAAGGAGTCCGGCATCGGCCGCGAGGGTGGAGTCGAAGGCATGGCAGAGTTCTACGAGACCAAGTACTGCTGTTTCGGCGTCTGA